Within Dehalococcoidia bacterium, the genomic segment GGTTGAGGCGTCCTGCAACTTTAGGCAGGTGGGGACTAGGTAATAGAGAAAATGTCTCAGAATGTGGTTCTTAGTGCCTCCTCTCCCTTGATGGGAGAGGACTGAGGTGAGGGTGAGAGGTACAATCCATCTCATCCCCGGATCAAGTCCGGGGCAGGCCCTAACCTTCTCCCGCCAGGGGAGAAGGGACATTTGAGACACCCTCAATAGAGGGTAGTCCTGTGCGGTGTGACCCTAAGAGAAGATGGTATCCAGGCTGACGCTGAAGCCTTCGATGACCGTGGATGTCGCCGTTTCGTCTTCGGTGTGAGTCTGGTCTATCTCTAGCACTCCGTCCTGGGGTAGTAGGATGGATACTATCCTGTTGGTGGGATCGACTATCCAGTACTCGCGAACCCCGTGGGCGGAGTACAGCTCTCGCTTGGAACGCCAATCCCGCGTTGACGACGACGGCGACAGGATCTCTACGATGAGGTCGGGGGCTCCCTGCACGTTGGCAGGTGTCAGGATGTGCTCTCGCTCCCGTGAGATGAACAGGATGTCGGGCTGTACGACATCGGTGTCGGTGAACAGGACGTCGAATGGGGCACAGTACACCCAGCCAAGATCGTTTTCTTCCACGAACGAATGCATCCGGGTTAGCAGTCGTACGCTGGCCGATTGATGGCCTCTATTGGGCGATGCAACCAATATCAACTCTCCATTGAGAAGTTCGTAGCGTTCGTCGCCCTCGAGGTTGGCGTAGTCCTGATAGGTCAGCTTTGGTGTCGTGACCATGTTCGCCCTCCGGGTCTCGTGGGAAGATTACATGCCCCCTCTCCCTGAGTGAGAGGGTTGGGGTGAGGGTGAAAAGGCCTGGACACAAGCTACTGGCTACTGCCCCACACCCTTCTGGATTCCGGCCTTCGCCGAAATGACGGATTTGTGCGATCTACTCCTGTCAGGATTATAGCATTCGACAATAGCGTGCTAGGATAGGTCGCTGCCAAAACTAACTGGCACGGGACCCTACATTGAGACTAACCTCCACCCTGGTCCGGGCTTCCTCGCCCCTGGGCGTCTTTCGGTACCGCAACTTCTCGTTCGTGTGGAGCTCGACCGCACTGGTCGGCATCGGCACGCAGATGGAGTCGGCGGTGCTGGGTTGGTTTGTGCTATCGCTGACAGACTCGCCGTTCCTGGTGGGATCCATAGCCGCCGCGCGGATGGCGCTGAACTTCCTGGCCCTGTTCACCGGCGCCATCGCCGACAGGCTTCCCCGCAACCTGCTGCTGATTTCGGTCGAATTCGTCATGGGGATCATGGGCATCCTGATGCTGGCGCTGATCCTGACCGATACGCTGGAGGTGTGGCATATCTTCGCCATCACGCTGTTCATGGGCGTCGTCCGGCTCTTCCAGATGCCAGTCGCGCAGTCGCTGGTGGCCGACACGCTGCCGCGGGAGCGGGTGAACAACGGCGCGGCATTCAACACGGTGGCCATGAACATCGCCATGCTGGGCGGGCCGGTCATCGGAGGGCTGCTGTACAAGGCGTTCGGTCCGCAGGGAGCCTACCTGGCCATCGCGTCGCTGTACCTCGCCAGCGGTATGGTCGCCGTGGGCATCAGGATCGACCGTTCAGAAACTCCCCGCCCAACAGAGCCGGTGCTGCGCACGGTGGTCGACGGCCTGAAGTACGCGGCTGGCAACCAGGTCATCTGGGCCGTGCTGACAGCGGCAGTCGTCATCAACCTCGCCGGATGGACGGTAC encodes:
- a CDS encoding Uma2 family endonuclease — encoded protein: MVTTPKLTYQDYANLEGDERYELLNGELILVASPNRGHQSASVRLLTRMHSFVEENDLGWVYCAPFDVLFTDTDVVQPDILFISREREHILTPANVQGAPDLIVEILSPSSSTRDWRSKRELYSAHGVREYWIVDPTNRIVSILLPQDGVLEIDQTHTEDETATSTVIEGFSVSLDTIFS
- a CDS encoding MFS transporter codes for the protein MRLTSTLVRASSPLGVFRYRNFSFVWSSTALVGIGTQMESAVLGWFVLSLTDSPFLVGSIAAARMALNFLALFTGAIADRLPRNLLLISVEFVMGIMGILMLALILTDTLEVWHIFAITLFMGVVRLFQMPVAQSLVADTLPRERVNNGAAFNTVAMNIAMLGGPVIGGLLYKAFGPQGAYLAIASLYLASGMVAVGIRIDRSETPRPTEPVLRTVVDGLKYAAGNQVIWAVLTAAVVINLAGWTVHTSLAPIFARDVLGTDSAGLGLLLFAFGVGALSGSLGLAMVPNLRRVGRLLVVAIVSWHTMVLVFSLSRSLYLSMGLFALVGVAFASTQVLILTLLLRTTQQEFRGRIMGLRSFSILAYSFGSIAAGAIAGVWGAPAAAQVVGLVGITLILVLAVAAPKLRGA